The DNA segment GAGTTGGCTTCTTTTGAAATTGATCAAGAGCTTTGGGATAAAGTTAAAAATGGCACAGTACTCCCAATAAATACTGTGCCCGAAGAGTTATTGTCTAAGCCAATCGTCTTTATGTATCTTCAAAAAGCTGTCAGTATTTACGCAGTTCACCCGCGAAAAAAAGAGTATTTAAAACCAATTAAAGTGTTACGAAATAATTTATAAAGGAGTTTTCACACCATGGAAATCATTAAATTACATCATCCATATAAGGAAGGTGAAATCCCTAAAGATAAAGTAGTATTAGCTTTAGGTTTTTTTGATGGCGTCCACAGAGGACATCAAGAAGTAATCGGCAGAGCAAAAAAAATTGCCGAAAAAAATCAGTTGAAATTAGCAGTTATGACGTTTAATCAGCATCCTTCAATTGTTTTTAAAAAATTAAACCCGGATCATCATAAATACCTTTCCACTATTTCTCGTAAAGAAGAATTAATGGGAAAAATTGGTGTTGATTTTCTTTATGAAGTAGACTTTACGTCTGCTTTTGCAGGGTTGACTCCTCAAGAGTTTGTAGAACAGTACATTATTGGTTTACATGCTCAAACGGTTGTAGCCGGTTTTGATTATTCATTTGGAAAAAAAGAAGTGGCCTCCATGGAGCACTTACCGCTATATGCGAAAGATCGTTTTGAGATCGTAGTGGTGGAGAAACAACTCTCAAAAGAAGACAAAATCAGTTCTACGCGTATTCGCTTAGCCCTAGAGGTCGGAGATATGGATGCTGCAAATAATCTACTAGGTTATGTTTATGCTACTCCTGGAAGAGTCGTACATGGAGATGCAAGAGGAAGGTTATTAGGATTTCCAACAGCGAATATCGAAGTTGAGAACTTTGTTAAATTGCCGCGTATAGGCGTATATGCTGTTGAAATTTCAGTAGGTGGTCAAGTTTATAAAGGAATGGCCTCTATCGGTCATAATGTCACATTTGAACCGAATCGTCCGCTGACGGTTGAAGTGTACATTCTTGATTTTAATGAAGATATTTATGGTGAAAATGTAACTGTATTTTGGTACGACTATTTACGTAATGAGGAAAAATTTGATTCGATTGATGCTTTGATTGCTCAGTTGAAACAAGATGAATTAGACACCGCACATTTTTTTGAAAACTATAAAGGATTGACTCATAAGAACTTTTTAAGTGAACACTAAAATAATACAAAAAGACGAGATATAACTATCTTGTCTTTTTTTGTGTATAAAATGAAAAAAGCATGAGTCGTTAATTGTTTTTCCTATATTCGTTTATACATAATTAATGAATAAAACATATGTATATACAGTATTTTTTCTTAAATAAGCGAAATAATACAAAAAACAGTATAAAAAAACACTTTATGCTTGTTTTAATCTTTTTGCCATGTTAGGATACTTTCATGCAATAAAATTAATCGGATGAGGTGTTTTTATGAATAAAGGAAAAGTTGTTTTAGCTTACTCAGGAGGACTGGATACATCAGTCTCTATTAAATGGTTAATGGATGAAGGATATGATGTAATAGCTTGTTGTTTAGATGTTGGAGAAGGAAAGAACTTAGATTTTATTAAAGATAAAGCAATCGAAATTGGTGCGGTAGCTTCTTATACGATTGATGCTAAAGATGAATTTGCTAATGACTTTGCATTAATTGCGTTACAAGCGCACACGTATTATGAAGGTAAGTATCCGTTAATCTCAGCGTTATCTCGTCCTTTAATTGCTAAAAAATTAGTTGAAGTAGCTATAAAAGAAGAAGCTGTAGCAGTAGCACATGGATGTACGGGAAAAGGGAATGATCAAGTTCGTTTTGAAGTTGCCATTCATTCTTTAGCACCAGATTTAAAAGTACTTGCACCAGTTCGTGACTGGACATGGTCAAGAGAAGAAGAAATCAATTATGCTATTGAGCACTCTATTCCGGTTCCAATTGACTTAGACAACCCTTTCTCTATCGATCAAAATCTATGGGGAAGAAGCAATGAGTGTGGTGTTTTAGAAAATCCCTGGATTGCTCCACCAGAAGTTGCGTATGACTTAACCGTTAGTTTAGAAAATACACCAGACATTCCTGAAATTATTGAAATTGAATTTTTAGCAGGTGTACCGATAGCGATTGACGGTTCAAAATATGAATTGTCTGAGTTAATTCAACAGTTAAACAGTATTGCTGGGAAACATGGAGTCGGACGGATTGATCATATTGAAAACAGATTGATTGGAATCAAATCTCGTGAGGTTTATGAAGCGCCTGGAGCTGTAACATTAATGACAGCACATAAAGAGCTAGAAGATCTTACTTTTGTTAAAGATATCGCACACTTTAAACCAATGATCGAACAAAAAATAACTGAAATGATTTACAACGGATTATGGTTCAACCCATTAACTGAAAGTTTGATTGCCTTTTTGAAATCTACTCAAAAGTACGTTAACGGAACCGTTCGGGTGAAATTGTTTAAAGGACATGCCATTGTAGAAGGCAGAAAATCACCTAACTCATTGTATGATGAGAACTTGGCGACTTATACTTCTGCAGATACATTTAACCAAGAGTCATCTGTTGGCTTTATCAAATTGTGGGGATTGCCTACAAAAGTACACGCAGAAGTAAATAAGCCAAAAGATACCATTAAAACCAAGTAAAATCGAAGAAAGTACACTTAATAAAAGATAGGATGACAAATATGAAAAAATTATGGGGCGGTCGTTTTGAAGGAGAAAACCAAAAATGGATTGATGAGTTTGGAGCTTCAATTGAAGTAGACCAAGTTTTAGCTGAAGAAGACATTTTAGGAAGTTTGGCACATGTTAAAATGTTGGCTAAAACAGCGATTATTCTTCAAGAAGAAGCAGATGAAATCATCAAAGGGTTAGAAAATCTTTTAGTAAAAGCCCGAAAGAAAGAGTTGGTATTCTCTATTGAAAATGAAGATATTCATTTGAATATTGAAACACTTCTCCATAAAGAAATCGGTCCTGTTGCTGGAAAGTTGCACACTGCAAGAAGCCGAAATGATCAAGTGGCTACAGACATGCACCTGTATTTAAAACGTCAAGTAGGTGAAATTTCCGTATCGCTTGAGGATCTGGAAAAAGTTATTTTACTGAAAGCAGAAAAATATGTTGAAACGATTGTTCCTGGATATACGCATTTGCAGCATGCACAGCCAATTTCTTTTGCTCATCATTTATTGGCGTATTACAATATGTTTAAACGTGATTTAGAACGGTATCAAGACAGTTTGAAACGAATCGATTGCTCTCCACTAGGGGCAGCTGCATTGGCAGGAACAACATTTCCAATCGATCGTTTGTATACCGCTGAACAGTTAGGTTTTAGCTCCATCTATTCTAATAGTATGGATGCCGTTAGCGATCGAGATTTCATCTTAGAGTTTCTATCCACCAGCAGTATACTGATGATGCATCTTTCACGTTTTTGCGAAGAAATGATTCTTTGGACCAGTCATGAATATCAATTCGCCAGTTTAACCGATACTTTTTCGACGGGTAGTTCCATTATGCCGCAAAAGAAAAATCCAGATATGGCAGAATTGATTCGTGGAAAAACAGGCAGAGTGTACGGCAATTTATTTTCGTTGTTAACGACAATGAAAAGTTTGCCACTTGCCTATAACAAGGATCTACAAGAAGACAAAGAAGGCATGTTTGATACGGTAAAAACTGTTAAAGATTGTTTGGAAATATTTGCTGGTATGTTGGAAGATATGATCGTGCATGAAGAAAATATGAGTGAAGCGACAACGAAAGATTTTTCAAATGCAACTGAATTAGCGGATTATCTGGCTTCAAAAGGTATCCCATTTAGAGAAGCGCATGAAATTGTTGGGAAACTTGTGTTGAAGTGCTTAAAAAATGGCCATTTTTTACAAGATATTCCTCTAACCGAATTTCAACAGGTCGCTCCTAATATCGAGGAAGACGTTTATACGTTATTGGAATCTCGTGTAGC comes from the Carnobacterium sp. 17-4 genome and includes:
- the ribF gene encoding riboflavin biosynthesis protein RibF, whose protein sequence is MEIIKLHHPYKEGEIPKDKVVLALGFFDGVHRGHQEVIGRAKKIAEKNQLKLAVMTFNQHPSIVFKKLNPDHHKYLSTISRKEELMGKIGVDFLYEVDFTSAFAGLTPQEFVEQYIIGLHAQTVVAGFDYSFGKKEVASMEHLPLYAKDRFEIVVVEKQLSKEDKISSTRIRLALEVGDMDAANNLLGYVYATPGRVVHGDARGRLLGFPTANIEVENFVKLPRIGVYAVEISVGGQVYKGMASIGHNVTFEPNRPLTVEVYILDFNEDIYGENVTVFWYDYLRNEEKFDSIDALIAQLKQDELDTAHFFENYKGLTHKNFLSEH
- a CDS encoding argininosuccinate synthase codes for the protein MNKGKVVLAYSGGLDTSVSIKWLMDEGYDVIACCLDVGEGKNLDFIKDKAIEIGAVASYTIDAKDEFANDFALIALQAHTYYEGKYPLISALSRPLIAKKLVEVAIKEEAVAVAHGCTGKGNDQVRFEVAIHSLAPDLKVLAPVRDWTWSREEEINYAIEHSIPVPIDLDNPFSIDQNLWGRSNECGVLENPWIAPPEVAYDLTVSLENTPDIPEIIEIEFLAGVPIAIDGSKYELSELIQQLNSIAGKHGVGRIDHIENRLIGIKSREVYEAPGAVTLMTAHKELEDLTFVKDIAHFKPMIEQKITEMIYNGLWFNPLTESLIAFLKSTQKYVNGTVRVKLFKGHAIVEGRKSPNSLYDENLATYTSADTFNQESSVGFIKLWGLPTKVHAEVNKPKDTIKTK
- the argH gene encoding argininosuccinate lyase, whose product is MKKLWGGRFEGENQKWIDEFGASIEVDQVLAEEDILGSLAHVKMLAKTAIILQEEADEIIKGLENLLVKARKKELVFSIENEDIHLNIETLLHKEIGPVAGKLHTARSRNDQVATDMHLYLKRQVGEISVSLEDLEKVILLKAEKYVETIVPGYTHLQHAQPISFAHHLLAYYNMFKRDLERYQDSLKRIDCSPLGAAALAGTTFPIDRLYTAEQLGFSSIYSNSMDAVSDRDFILEFLSTSSILMMHLSRFCEEMILWTSHEYQFASLTDTFSTGSSIMPQKKNPDMAELIRGKTGRVYGNLFSLLTTMKSLPLAYNKDLQEDKEGMFDTVKTVKDCLEIFAGMLEDMIVHEENMSEATTKDFSNATELADYLASKGIPFREAHEIVGKLVLKCLKNGHFLQDIPLTEFQQVAPNIEEDVYTLLESRVAVERRNSLGGTGFEQIRNEIEKAKLEFNLI